In the Calditrichota bacterium genome, one interval contains:
- a CDS encoding SpoIIE family protein phosphatase, giving the protein MLNKLFLILILVCNSAISQPLNIEEFKIADGLSDGTIHYVLQDRYGLLWIATSTGGLNMYDGYTFKAFKNVPGNPNSILSNELHGLLEDAQGNIWIANSNGVSRYNRAENNFVNYDFEELFPDKIDAFGNLLNITMDGNQKLWVSSNGLGMLSFDSEQDTWILHKYKTKTGVLEADDKLVIASESDQQGRLWAGVFEHGLMMFDGEEQLFKQTQFKNNKNNPDFTKLGNEISCIFNDPTGILWITSRSGIYKLNPQTMEIKTLVKYQTQSLNFWAYFNQIIQDSQGNVWIANNIRGVLKFDGISDDFEEISFEGQFISKDGVSNIVVTSMLFDQSGIMWMGTIANGLIKHDPQRTAFKHFQHQPDNPNSLSSSQIFGLYESHIKPNQIYVGMRGGGLNILDPQKEQFKKIPLSFNNDVFGGSVRVISEDDDGTLWLGLWGDGLLHIDNKGNVINQFQFDSSKTTSLPDNLVRVLEKDTKNNYWIGTNSGGLIYLDTKNNSLKRYSDNTNKVYPQELFNLVKNKLQSESKPLMIKEATDNANLSFEFKITKPRKYLIISTGEGSSNDIELADWGWISDAQDQEIWSGKNGSETFHLGGAVKNRIKIDMQELKPGNYSLHFKSDLSHSFGKWNQAAPTYLDLWGIQIIELNDPEEINHFQSLIDEANEQIIIEGRNIRSIHVNKDGIVWVGTDTRGLGRLDPAKRTIKYYATEQDKENVLSDNSVQFIYENADGILWLATNGGLNRFDPETENFTIYTEEHGLPTNYIASILPAESGNLWLATRNGLSKMITSPTTKQVTFVNYGAEDGLGGTDFIAQVALKSSAGNYYFGGEHGLNIFSRTKENEAPPALYLSDLRVGNVSLLSQKSDMPLDTTLTDINEIELVHDKNDLTFTYSALHFSKPSKNQYAHFLKGYDEDWIYDNKRTATYTNLDPGDYVFSFKGSNRDGIWNETGKSISITIRPPWWHTIWAYIGYGLFFIGIVFGVDRIQRRRLIAKSKERLRIQAMEHRAETAELQAKAMQAEQRALQIENERKTKELEEARELQLSMLPKELPQLPNLDIAVYMQTATEVGGDYYDFHVGLDGTLTVVIGDATGHGMKAGTMVTTAKSLFNSYAPNPDILFSFSEITRCIKQMNFGKLSMCLTMLKIKGDKMQISTAGMPPSFIFRRDTRVVEEHVFQGMPLGTMMKFPYEVKDTTLKPGDTILLMSDGLPELANDKDEMYGYKKIRNGFEEVAEQSSEEIISYLKNEGKSWSDDQAPDDDVTFVVIKVK; this is encoded by the coding sequence ATGCTGAATAAATTATTCTTAATCTTAATCCTGGTTTGCAATTCAGCCATAAGCCAACCACTTAACATAGAAGAATTCAAAATAGCTGATGGCCTTTCTGATGGCACCATACATTATGTGCTTCAGGACCGATACGGATTATTGTGGATTGCCACAAGCACGGGTGGCTTAAATATGTATGATGGATATACATTTAAAGCATTTAAAAATGTCCCGGGTAATCCAAACAGTATTCTCTCAAATGAGTTGCATGGTCTATTGGAAGATGCACAAGGAAATATTTGGATAGCAAACTCTAATGGTGTATCCAGATACAATCGTGCCGAAAACAATTTTGTGAATTATGATTTTGAAGAGCTCTTTCCGGACAAAATAGATGCCTTCGGAAATTTACTTAACATTACTATGGATGGAAATCAAAAACTTTGGGTTAGTTCTAACGGACTGGGTATGCTTAGTTTTGATAGCGAGCAAGACACTTGGATTTTACATAAATACAAAACAAAAACGGGTGTTCTTGAGGCTGATGATAAATTGGTTATTGCAAGTGAATCTGATCAACAAGGTCGTTTATGGGCCGGTGTTTTTGAACATGGTTTAATGATGTTTGATGGTGAAGAGCAACTTTTTAAACAAACTCAATTTAAAAACAATAAAAACAATCCTGATTTCACTAAACTTGGAAATGAGATCTCCTGCATTTTTAATGATCCCACAGGTATTTTATGGATTACATCCCGCAGCGGTATTTATAAACTTAACCCGCAAACAATGGAGATAAAAACATTAGTAAAATACCAAACACAAAGCCTTAATTTTTGGGCTTATTTCAACCAGATTATTCAAGATAGCCAGGGCAATGTCTGGATTGCCAACAACATACGAGGTGTACTAAAGTTTGATGGCATTTCTGATGATTTTGAAGAGATTTCTTTTGAGGGCCAATTTATTTCAAAAGATGGAGTATCCAACATTGTAGTAACCTCTATGCTTTTTGATCAAAGTGGAATAATGTGGATGGGTACAATTGCAAACGGTTTAATAAAACATGATCCCCAACGTACTGCTTTTAAACATTTTCAGCACCAACCTGATAATCCAAACAGCTTAAGCAGCAGTCAAATATTCGGATTGTACGAATCACATATTAAACCAAATCAAATCTACGTGGGAATGCGCGGTGGAGGACTTAATATTTTAGATCCGCAAAAAGAACAATTTAAAAAGATTCCTTTATCTTTCAACAATGATGTATTCGGTGGTTCTGTACGGGTAATAAGCGAAGATGATGATGGAACCCTTTGGCTGGGCCTTTGGGGTGATGGTTTGTTACATATAGACAATAAAGGCAATGTAATAAACCAATTCCAATTTGACTCATCAAAAACCACTAGTTTACCGGATAATTTAGTGCGTGTTTTGGAGAAAGATACCAAGAACAATTATTGGATTGGTACAAACTCCGGAGGTTTAATTTATTTAGATACAAAAAACAACTCTTTAAAGCGTTACAGTGATAACACAAATAAAGTCTATCCACAGGAATTGTTTAATCTTGTTAAAAACAAATTACAATCCGAATCAAAACCGTTAATGATAAAAGAAGCAACTGATAATGCTAATCTCTCCTTTGAGTTTAAAATTACCAAACCACGTAAATATCTAATTATCTCAACAGGGGAAGGTAGTTCAAATGATATCGAATTAGCTGATTGGGGATGGATTAGTGATGCTCAGGATCAGGAGATCTGGAGTGGCAAGAATGGTAGTGAGACTTTCCATCTGGGGGGAGCTGTTAAGAACAGAATTAAAATAGATATGCAGGAATTGAAACCAGGGAATTATTCACTACATTTCAAGTCCGACTTGAGCCACTCTTTTGGAAAATGGAACCAGGCTGCCCCGACTTATCTTGATTTATGGGGGATTCAAATTATCGAACTGAACGATCCTGAAGAAATAAATCATTTTCAAAGCCTGATTGATGAAGCCAATGAGCAGATTATTATCGAAGGGCGAAACATTCGCTCCATTCATGTAAATAAAGATGGTATCGTGTGGGTTGGCACAGATACCAGAGGGCTTGGACGCTTAGATCCTGCAAAGAGAACTATAAAATATTATGCAACCGAACAGGATAAAGAAAATGTGCTAAGTGATAATAGCGTTCAGTTTATTTATGAAAATGCTGATGGCATACTTTGGTTAGCAACCAATGGTGGGCTTAATCGTTTCGATCCTGAAACGGAGAATTTTACAATTTATACTGAAGAGCATGGTTTGCCAACAAATTACATCGCTTCCATTTTACCGGCCGAAAGCGGCAACCTTTGGTTAGCTACCCGTAATGGCCTTTCTAAAATGATTACATCGCCAACGACAAAACAGGTAACCTTTGTAAACTATGGTGCAGAGGATGGTCTTGGTGGAACAGATTTTATAGCCCAGGTTGCCTTAAAGAGCAGTGCCGGAAATTATTATTTTGGTGGTGAGCATGGACTTAATATTTTCAGTCGTACAAAAGAAAATGAGGCTCCGCCAGCTTTATATTTATCAGATTTAAGAGTTGGCAACGTGTCCTTGTTATCACAAAAAAGTGACATGCCATTGGACACAACTTTAACAGATATAAACGAAATAGAATTAGTACACGATAAGAATGACCTGACCTTTACTTACTCCGCCCTGCACTTTTCAAAACCTTCAAAAAACCAGTATGCTCATTTCTTAAAAGGTTATGATGAGGATTGGATTTATGATAATAAGCGAACGGCGACTTATACCAACTTAGATCCCGGTGATTATGTTTTTTCTTTTAAAGGCAGTAACCGCGATGGTATTTGGAATGAAACCGGAAAAAGCATTTCAATTACGATTCGACCTCCTTGGTGGCATACAATATGGGCTTATATTGGTTATGGCCTCTTCTTTATTGGTATTGTCTTTGGTGTAGATCGCATCCAGAGACGACGCCTTATAGCAAAATCCAAAGAGCGTTTAAGAATACAAGCCATGGAACATCGGGCTGAAACGGCAGAATTGCAAGCAAAAGCAATGCAGGCTGAACAACGTGCGTTGCAAATCGAAAATGAGCGCAAAACTAAAGAACTTGAGGAAGCACGAGAGCTTCAACTTTCAATGCTACCAAAAGAATTACCGCAGTTGCCCAACCTGGATATTGCCGTGTACATGCAAACCGCCACAGAAGTTGGCGGGGATTATTATGATTTCCATGTAGGACTTGATGGCACATTAACCGTCGTAATTGGCGATGCCACCGGACACGGTATGAAAGCCGGCACAATGGTAACCACAGCCAAATCACTTTTTAACAGCTATGCGCCAAACCCCGATATCCTTTTTTCATTTAGTGAAATTACCCGCTGCATAAAACAGATGAATTTTGGCAAATTATCGATGTGCCTGACCATGCTAAAAATTAAAGGTGACAAAATGCAGATTTCTACTGCCGGTATGCCACCCTCTTTTATTTTCAGAAGGGATACTCGTGTTGTAGAAGAGCATGTATTTCAAGGGATGCCCTTAGGTACAATGATGAAATTTCCATATGAAGTAAAAGATACGACGTTGAAACCAGGTGACACAATTTTACTTATGAGCGATGGATTGCCCGAACTGGCAAATGACAAAGATGAAATGTACGGCTATAAAAAAATCCGTAATGGTTTTGAAGAAGTGGCTGAGCAATCATCAGAAGAAATAATCAGTTATTTAAAAAATGAGGGCAAATCCTGGTCAGACGATCAGGCCCCGGATGATGATGTAACTTTTGTGGTGATTAAAGTAAAATAG
- a CDS encoding SpoIIE family protein phosphatase, with amino-acid sequence MKYIKYVLFVFLFYYSVSSQDFEMQFENISTFSGLSATSAKCLFQDSNGYLWIGTMDGGLNRYDGHTFTVYKYDASDSTSLVNNAIYSLAEDSAGNIWVATTFGISKFITSQEKFINYSLDRQFKKISKLPWFHVYEVFVDFKNRIWFGTSHLGALLYDKENDKFLKIPHQNADTIDSSQQVYSDFSEDSEGKLWAATGEGLFWYNEQSKIFQKEVIDFRVAGVSRAINIFRIYCDSKNDVWIMTNTDVFKYFPNTKKIVHLLDYEIPNPENNGYEGELLEDSRGNMWVVHINLNSPVKFTGLSEKPLFYKTENQQATDIYFDSFGILWISDWFRGLHKYVPTKQSFIPIHTKVKNYNISRPSFVAGVSQSLMDPDLVFFSSASLGINAYNKTTGKVKSYNLALENGGSLAANKDGSFWISHWDDGLFKWNPYTNLSKYYFQDSTQSINLLDKAIIDLSTDNNGHLWIGTSNGLYKLNSDEELELVIPEGVFISTHFDEDIVWAGTYNGGFIKYNIYSKNIKTYKHDKNSNSLSNDIVWDIERDNEGFLWIATAEGLNRFDLRTDHFDVFGESDGLAEDYIAAIIPYENGTFWMSTKAGITLMHKDSKNRISFSNYDVEDGLNNPNFLYPISAIDNSGFLYFGGQNGLYAFKPEIKSSTPPLTHITGLEINGKPYNKPDQGDLNLELSYQENTILFEFIALHYANPGKNKYAYFLEGYDSDWVYSKNREIQYVNLDPGLYKFHLRAANRNGIWNSEDLVVPVNIANPWWKTWYAYILYLGLILGGLTGARQFELNRRQENENKKLLEAENRRKSEELEEARQLQLSMLPKELPQLPNLDIAVYMQTATEVGGDYYDFNVSIDGTLTVVIGDATGHGMKAGTMVTTAKSLFKSYGSNPDILFSFQEFTRCIKEMNFGKLSMCLTMLKIKGDKIQISSAGMPPSFIFRCDTRVVEEHLFKAMPLGTMKNFPYEVKDTILKPGDTILLMSDGLPELNNDAGEMYGYKRIRSVFEDIAEDSPEEIISYLKNEGATWVNDAPPDDDVTFVVIKVK; translated from the coding sequence ATGAAATATATTAAATACGTTTTATTTGTTTTCCTTTTTTATTATAGTGTTTCATCTCAAGATTTTGAAATGCAATTTGAAAACATTTCTACATTTTCAGGTCTTTCTGCAACTAGCGCCAAATGTCTTTTTCAGGATTCCAATGGATATTTATGGATTGGTACAATGGATGGAGGATTAAACCGATATGACGGCCATACCTTTACAGTTTATAAATACGATGCATCCGATTCCACAAGTCTTGTAAACAATGCAATTTATAGCCTGGCCGAGGATAGCGCCGGCAACATTTGGGTTGCAACAACTTTTGGGATTTCAAAATTTATTACTAGCCAGGAAAAGTTTATCAATTATTCATTAGATAGGCAATTTAAAAAAATATCGAAATTACCCTGGTTTCATGTGTATGAAGTTTTTGTGGACTTCAAAAATAGAATCTGGTTCGGTACATCTCACCTCGGTGCTCTTTTGTATGATAAAGAAAACGATAAATTCTTGAAAATTCCACATCAAAATGCAGATACTATTGATAGCTCTCAGCAAGTTTATTCCGATTTTTCAGAAGACAGTGAAGGCAAGTTGTGGGCTGCCACTGGAGAGGGTTTGTTCTGGTATAATGAACAGTCCAAAATTTTTCAAAAAGAAGTAATTGATTTCAGAGTAGCTGGTGTATCTCGCGCAATAAATATTTTTAGAATTTATTGCGATTCTAAAAATGATGTCTGGATTATGACCAATACCGATGTTTTTAAATATTTCCCAAACACAAAAAAAATTGTTCATCTTTTAGATTATGAAATACCGAATCCGGAAAACAATGGCTATGAAGGTGAATTGCTGGAGGATTCCCGAGGGAATATGTGGGTAGTCCACATAAACCTAAACAGCCCCGTTAAATTTACAGGCCTATCTGAGAAACCTCTGTTTTATAAAACAGAAAATCAACAGGCAACAGATATTTATTTCGATTCATTTGGAATACTTTGGATCAGTGACTGGTTTCGGGGACTTCATAAATATGTACCCACCAAACAATCCTTCATACCTATTCATACCAAAGTCAAAAATTATAATATCTCAAGGCCATCTTTTGTAGCAGGGGTAAGCCAATCCTTAATGGATCCTGATTTAGTATTTTTTTCATCCGCTTCCCTCGGTATAAACGCGTACAACAAAACCACCGGAAAAGTAAAAAGTTATAATTTAGCTTTAGAAAATGGCGGTTCATTAGCTGCAAATAAAGATGGTTCTTTTTGGATTTCGCATTGGGATGACGGTCTTTTTAAGTGGAACCCATATACAAACTTGTCCAAATATTATTTTCAGGATTCTACCCAATCAATAAATCTGTTGGATAAGGCAATCATTGATCTTAGTACGGACAATAATGGCCACTTATGGATTGGAACCTCTAACGGGCTTTACAAACTAAATTCCGATGAAGAACTTGAGCTGGTTATTCCTGAAGGAGTTTTTATTTCAACTCATTTTGATGAAGATATTGTATGGGCCGGGACTTATAACGGTGGATTTATAAAATACAATATTTATTCCAAAAATATTAAAACATATAAACATGATAAAAACTCTAATTCTTTAAGTAATGATATTGTCTGGGACATAGAAAGAGATAATGAAGGGTTTCTCTGGATAGCAACTGCAGAGGGATTAAACCGCTTTGATTTACGAACAGACCATTTTGATGTCTTCGGTGAATCAGATGGATTAGCGGAAGATTACATTGCAGCAATAATTCCATATGAAAATGGCACTTTTTGGATGAGCACAAAAGCAGGTATTACATTGATGCATAAAGACTCAAAAAATAGGATTAGTTTTTCTAATTATGATGTTGAAGACGGCTTGAATAATCCAAATTTTCTTTATCCTATATCAGCTATAGACAACTCGGGCTTCCTCTATTTTGGAGGTCAAAATGGACTGTATGCTTTCAAGCCTGAAATCAAAAGCTCTACACCACCGCTTACCCATATTACCGGCCTTGAAATAAATGGAAAACCTTATAATAAACCCGATCAAGGTGATTTAAATCTTGAATTAAGCTATCAGGAGAACACAATCCTCTTCGAATTTATAGCTCTTCATTACGCTAACCCCGGCAAGAATAAATATGCCTATTTTTTAGAAGGATATGACTCGGATTGGGTTTACTCTAAAAATCGTGAAATACAATATGTAAATCTTGATCCTGGTTTATATAAATTTCACCTTCGGGCAGCTAATAGAAACGGAATATGGAACTCTGAAGATCTCGTAGTTCCTGTAAATATTGCCAATCCATGGTGGAAAACATGGTATGCATACATTTTATACCTCGGGTTAATTTTGGGTGGTTTAACAGGCGCAAGACAATTTGAACTGAACAGACGGCAAGAAAATGAAAATAAGAAACTTTTAGAAGCTGAAAACCGCAGAAAGTCAGAAGAGTTAGAAGAGGCACGCCAATTACAATTATCCATGCTGCCCAAAGAACTGCCACAATTGCCGAACCTGGATATCGCTGTTTATATGCAGACAGCTACAGAGGTCGGTGGCGATTATTATGATTTCAATGTTTCAATAGACGGTACACTGACAGTCGTAATTGGAGATGCCACTGGTCATGGCATGAAGGCCGGAACCATGGTTACAACAGCCAAATCTTTGTTTAAAAGTTACGGCTCGAATCCTGATATATTATTTTCGTTTCAGGAGTTCACTCGCTGTATTAAAGAAATGAACTTCGGTAAGCTTTCCATGTGCCTGACTATGCTTAAAATCAAAGGCGATAAAATACAAATTTCTTCAGCAGGAATGCCGCCTTCATTTATTTTCCGCTGCGATACACGTGTTGTTGAAGAACATCTGTTCAAGGCAATGCCCTTGGGTACAATGAAAAATTTTCCATATGAAGTAAAAGATACAATTCTTAAACCTGGTGATACCATTTTGCTTATGTCCGATGGGCTGCCGGAGCTAAATAATGATGCCGGTGAAATGTATGGTTATAAACGCATCCGAAGTGTCTTTGAAGACATTGCTGAAGATTCCCCTGAAGAAATTATCAGTTATTTGAAGAATGAAGGCGCTACCTGGGTGAATGATGCGCCGCCCGATGATGATGTAACTTTTGTAGTTATAAAGGTAAAGTAA
- a CDS encoding SpoIIE family protein phosphatase has translation MKLSEELQKEAMAAYNAYWESYLKGDIKTMASYIHENFAVVGSTEGEIFFNKENVVNFYKASADQIAGKFEIRNRDIKILPIDGQLHFTELSDGYILLENEWSYYSKLRLTSLLTKEDDGWKFIQQHGSIPDSKTQEGEQIAFDKISRENLELRDAVKRRTVELESKNRELEIEAALERVRTVAMGMKESADMLKVCRSISEQLESLNIRDIRNIQTAIIYEAKGTYLNFEYYRLHDKTFITEVDYKSHPKQTEFAKQMLRSANAVFSARFEGAEIKEWLAHQSRTNQFVDSYLKKATSLDYYYHSVGPVALGMSTYSALNEEGLQIFKRFRNVFELAYKRYIDIEQAEAQTREAQIEVALEKVRSRTMAMQHSNELSETTYLLFQQFGLLGEAPSQFTIGIIDESKRQLELWLTLSGNKMDQMFSAPFDEPIVINKIYTAWKKQNKSLVIDLSGDELKAYNNFRNDITEYKEYNDFKDKQGIEKRRVISCAFFSKGLLSFAAPEPRQVETIQLLERFAVVFEQTYTRFLDLQKAEAQTREAQIETALERVRSRSMAMHISDELVDASDVMFDQLKKLGIKTLRIGICTIDSETGAAEVWSRSEIKGKVKNTILGIVPLGTHPVFDAMVKAWRENKPYFISQRVGAEVKEYYKTISSCLSYPEPKTYNEQESISAFFFDEGSLNVISLEPLHEEEIQILVRFAKVFGQTYTRFLDLQKSEAQTRESQIETALERVRAVAMAMRKPDNLLEVGKVLFTQLKALGFDSIRNTQIDILNDEKGSFFNFEYSDYGVSGVTEVFYESHPIVTQFVNDVRSSTDAFFFRNVTGKELDEWRDHRKQANHLPDAELEKATSLYYYCYSIGTGALGISSFEEINNESLEILKRFRNVFNLSHQRYIDISQAEAQAKEAQIEAALERVRSKTMAMQKSEELKEVIQVVYEQFVQLNIHIEHTGFIMDYKAREDMHIWLADQNGAPSEITIPYFDSEHWNSFNEAKEKGKDFFANTLNFKQKNRFYKKLFKHIPDLPEEAKEFYLRCEGLAISTVLIENVGLYIENFSGIPYSDEENNILLRFGKVFQQTYTRFLDLQNAEEQNKIIQAENERKTQELEEARELQLAMLPKELPKFPNLEIAVYMQTATEVGGDYYDFSNKDDASLNIAIGDATGHGMKAGIMVSSMKSIFTTNSPKMDIDAFFETANSGVKSMKLKRMMMGFSMLNIDKNKIKLINAGMPPVFLYRKESESVEEITEHGMPIGAMSVSKYNVIEKVLQKGDVLLLMSDGMPELHNDKNEMYGYERLHNGFENVAKKTPNKIIEYLKNEGASWTNNQAPDDDVTFVVIKAKE, from the coding sequence ATGAAACTATCTGAAGAATTACAAAAAGAAGCGATGGCTGCTTATAATGCCTATTGGGAGAGTTATCTAAAAGGTGATATTAAAACAATGGCTTCATATATACATGAAAATTTCGCTGTTGTTGGCTCTACTGAAGGGGAGATTTTTTTTAACAAAGAAAATGTGGTGAATTTTTATAAAGCTTCAGCTGATCAGATAGCTGGAAAGTTTGAAATAAGAAATAGAGACATTAAAATTTTGCCGATTGACGGACAGCTTCATTTTACCGAGCTCAGCGATGGTTATATTTTACTTGAAAATGAATGGTCTTACTATTCCAAACTTCGGTTGACATCTTTACTGACAAAAGAAGATGATGGTTGGAAATTTATTCAACAGCATGGCTCAATTCCTGATTCAAAAACCCAAGAGGGAGAACAAATTGCCTTCGATAAAATTAGTCGAGAAAATCTTGAACTACGTGACGCTGTAAAAAGAAGAACTGTTGAACTAGAGTCAAAAAATCGTGAGCTGGAAATAGAGGCTGCTCTGGAACGAGTGCGGACAGTTGCGATGGGCATGAAAGAATCCGCTGATATGCTGAAAGTGTGCCGAAGTATTTCTGAACAATTGGAATCACTAAATATTAGAGACATCCGTAATATTCAAACTGCCATTATTTATGAAGCAAAAGGTACATATTTAAACTTTGAGTATTACCGGCTGCATGATAAAACCTTTATCACGGAAGTGGATTATAAATCCCATCCTAAACAGACTGAGTTTGCAAAGCAGATGTTAAGAAGTGCAAATGCAGTTTTTTCAGCACGTTTTGAAGGGGCCGAAATCAAAGAGTGGCTGGCTCACCAAAGTAGAACTAACCAATTTGTAGATTCATATCTCAAAAAAGCAACCTCATTAGACTACTACTATCATTCGGTTGGTCCGGTTGCTTTAGGTATGTCAACTTACTCAGCATTAAATGAAGAAGGTTTGCAAATATTTAAAAGGTTCCGAAATGTTTTTGAGTTGGCCTATAAAAGATATATTGATATTGAACAAGCCGAAGCTCAGACGCGGGAAGCACAGATCGAAGTAGCACTTGAAAAAGTTCGTAGCAGAACAATGGCTATGCAGCACAGTAACGAACTTTCAGAAACCACATATCTCCTCTTTCAGCAGTTTGGTCTATTAGGAGAAGCACCATCGCAGTTTACAATTGGAATTATTGACGAAAGCAAAAGACAACTTGAACTTTGGTTGACATTAAGCGGCAATAAAATGGATCAAATGTTTAGTGCTCCGTTTGATGAACCAATCGTAATAAATAAAATTTATACAGCATGGAAAAAACAGAATAAGTCATTAGTAATAGATCTTTCCGGTGATGAATTAAAGGCTTACAACAATTTTAGAAACGATATAACAGAATACAAAGAATACAATGATTTTAAGGATAAGCAAGGAATTGAGAAACGGCGCGTTATTAGCTGTGCTTTCTTTTCAAAAGGACTTCTTTCATTTGCTGCCCCGGAGCCCAGACAGGTGGAAACTATCCAACTCTTAGAACGTTTTGCAGTTGTCTTTGAGCAAACATATACACGATTCCTCGATTTACAAAAGGCAGAAGCTCAAACCCGTGAAGCTCAGATTGAAACAGCCCTCGAACGCGTAAGAAGCAGAAGCATGGCCATGCATATAAGTGATGAATTAGTTGATGCGTCCGATGTTATGTTTGATCAGTTAAAAAAGTTGGGAATAAAAACACTGCGTATTGGGATATGCACAATTGATAGTGAAACAGGTGCAGCAGAAGTCTGGTCACGCTCTGAAATCAAAGGAAAAGTCAAGAATACAATCCTGGGCATTGTTCCATTGGGAACTCACCCAGTTTTTGATGCAATGGTTAAAGCCTGGAGAGAAAACAAACCTTATTTTATTAGCCAGCGGGTAGGCGCTGAAGTAAAAGAATATTACAAAACAATATCTTCATGTCTTTCATACCCGGAACCCAAAACATATAATGAACAAGAATCGATTTCAGCATTCTTTTTTGACGAAGGTTCTCTCAATGTAATATCGCTTGAGCCATTACATGAAGAAGAAATCCAAATCCTGGTTCGCTTTGCGAAAGTATTTGGGCAAACCTACACTCGTTTTCTTGACCTGCAGAAGTCAGAAGCACAAACTCGTGAGTCGCAGATTGAAACGGCTCTTGAGAGAGTCAGGGCTGTTGCTATGGCTATGCGAAAACCAGACAACCTACTGGAAGTTGGAAAAGTCCTGTTCACTCAACTAAAAGCACTTGGTTTTGACAGTATTAGGAATACTCAAATCGATATTCTAAATGATGAAAAGGGTTCCTTTTTCAATTTTGAATACTCCGATTATGGAGTTAGTGGAGTGACCGAAGTATTCTATGAAAGTCACCCGATCGTCACTCAATTTGTTAATGATGTTCGTAGTTCAACGGATGCTTTTTTCTTCAGGAATGTAACTGGCAAGGAACTCGATGAATGGCGCGATCACCGTAAGCAAGCCAATCATTTACCCGATGCTGAACTTGAAAAGGCAACATCGCTATATTATTACTGTTATTCTATAGGAACCGGCGCTTTGGGAATCTCTTCTTTTGAAGAAATAAATAATGAGAGTCTAGAAATACTTAAGCGTTTCAGAAATGTGTTTAATCTATCTCATCAACGTTATATTGATATCTCGCAAGCAGAAGCACAGGCTAAAGAAGCACAGATTGAAGCTGCATTGGAACGCGTACGATCTAAAACAATGGCCATGCAAAAAAGTGAAGAACTCAAAGAGGTAATTCAAGTAGTGTATGAACAATTCGTTCAATTAAATATCCATATTGAACATACCGGGTTTATTATGGATTATAAAGCCAGGGAAGATATGCATATTTGGTTGGCTGATCAGAATGGAGCTCCCTCAGAAATCACAATTCCATATTTTGATTCTGAACATTGGAATAGTTTTAATGAAGCAAAAGAAAAAGGAAAGGATTTCTTTGCAAACACCCTGAATTTTAAACAAAAAAACCGCTTTTATAAAAAGCTTTTTAAACATATCCCTGATTTGCCGGAAGAAGCAAAGGAATTTTATCTTAGATGCGAAGGCCTTGCAATCTCGACTGTATTGATTGAAAATGTTGGCCTATATATCGAAAACTTCTCGGGTATTCCTTATTCAGACGAAGAGAACAATATACTCTTGCGTTTTGGAAAAGTCTTTCAGCAAACCTACACCCGTTTTCTCGATTTACAAAATGCTGAGGAACAAAACAAAATTATCCAGGCAGAAAATGAACGCAAAACACAGGAATTAGAAGAGGCGCGTGAACTGCAGCTTGCAATGCTTCCAAAGGAACTACCCAAATTTCCCAATCTCGAAATTGCAGTTTACATGCAAACTGCCACAGAGGTTGGAGGCGACTATTATGATTTTTCTAATAAAGACGATGCTTCTCTAAACATTGCAATTGGTGATGCCACCGGGCATGGAATGAAGGCCGGCATTATGGTTTCATCAATGAAATCCATTTTTACAACAAACTCGCCTAAGATGGATATTGATGCCTTTTTTGAAACGGCCAATAGCGGCGTTAAGAGTATGAAGCTAAAAAGAATGATGATGGGCTTTTCAATGCTCAACATAGATAAAAACAAAATCAAACTCATAAATGCCGGAATGCCACCTGTTTTTTTATATCGAAAAGAATCCGAATCTGTGGAAGAAATTACTGAACACGGTATGCCAATTGGTGCGATGAGTGTTTCCAAATATAATGTGATTGAAAAGGTACTTCAAAAAGGTGATGTGCTGCTTCTTATGAGCGATGGAATGCCGGAACTTCATAATGATAAAAATGAAATGTACGGCTATGAACGTTTACATAATGGTTTTGAAAATGTTGCTAAAAAAACACCCAATAAGATAATAGAATATTTAAAAAATGAAGGTGCTTCCTGGACAAATAACCAGGCCCCGGATGATGATGTTACCTTTGTGGTTATTAAGGCGAAGGAATAA